In Fusobacteria bacterium ZRK30, the DNA window AAAATTCAAGCCCGGAATATCACCCTCAAAAATCTCTATAAAATTCTCCACCTTCAGGAGTATATATTATATGCTGAGTTTTACCTTCTATTAAATAGTATGTATTAAATTTTTTAAACCGTTCATAATAGATAGAAGTTCCCTTAGTCAGTTTTTCGATTGACATAAGGTCTTCAAATTTAGTTCCAATAAGTTCTTCAAAATTAATTTTACGCAGTATATCTGATTTAGCAATCATAGTCTCCTCCTTCACTTGAAATTATTCATCTAGACAAATAAATATTCAAAATTATAGCATATTTATTTAACTGGTACTATTTAAAATAAGGAGGTTATAGAGGTCAAAATAAGCCTCCCTCAGTAAAAATGATTACTATAAAAGACTATTTTTATGAATTTCGTTTACCTTTAATTATCCTGTCGTTATTATTTTTTATAATAATATCTACACATCTTTTTAACTAATTTATTAAAAATATCAATCCTCCAATTGTAAAAATAGATACTATTGTTCCCAAGACTGTAACAGCAGCCGTTTCCTTTTCATATATTTTAAATTTCGATGAAAAAATAGGCGCTGTAGAAGCTGTAGGCATAGCAGAAACAATAAGAATCTCATTAAAAATATTTCCTGTAACTCCTATTCCCACCATTACACCATAGAATATTATGGGGGATGTAATATTTCTTATAAATATAAGAAGTGCTACCTCACGAGTAATAGCTATCCTGGTGTAAGCCATAAAAAGCCCTGTGGTAAATAATGAAATAGCTGGTGCTGTATCTCCTAAAAATTTAAAGCCGGATATAATATATTCTGGTATCGATATATGAAAAAATGAAAACATAAGTCCCAGTATAGGTGCAAAGACAATCGGGGTTTTAGCCAAATTAAACAACTGTAAAAATATTGATTTAAAGCTGACATTACCCGGATCATCATGATACTCTACCAAAAACATCGTAATAGGAGTTATTAATAGAAACACAAGGAGACTCCCAATAACTACAACTGCTATTCCTTCACTTCCATAGAGATGAGAAATTATAGGAATTCCCATAAAAGCTGCATTTGGAAAAGCAGACATGAGAGAAGCCTGGGAAGTTTCTTTAGGATGTTTTTTTAATTTATAGTGGTATATAGTATACGTTTTAATATACGTCAACAAAAGACCTATACTAATTACAACAATTATATTTATATTCAGAAATGTTTCTATCGGCTTTGTCACAGTCATATTGAATAAAAGAGCCGGCGTGGCCAGTAAAATTATAAAATCAACCAATGATTTTGAGTGTTCCTCCTTGAATATCCCTTTTTTTCCTGCATACCATCCTATTAAAATAGTAAAAAATAAAGGAAATAGAATATTAATAATCAATAAAATCATAGCTGTCCCCCTATTTTATTTGATATCTCATTCATAATATTCACCCTCTTTATTTATTTTATTCTTACAAATTCTTGCTTCTCACTTCCTTTCTTACTGTTAAAGATTTAAATCCTTCGATCTAAATTCACCTGCCTTTTGCTTGTTTTATATTTGAATTATAGTGAAGATCGTTTTAAAGTTAAACGTCAATTGACGTTATCTTTTTCATTTTGAACCATTTCATAAAAACATGACTATGTAAACATAATAGATATCTGATTAACATATCTAATAACCGGTAGTTCCCTTTAAGAACTTGGCATATAAATTGCTACATGTATATTTAAAAGTACATTATTAAATAGTTATCTGGAGGGTATGAAATGAAAGATGTAATAGTGATTAGAGGCGGAGGAGATATAGCTTCTGGAGTGATACAAAAATTTCATAGGAGTGGGTTTAAAGTAATCGTGTTAGAAATAGAGAAACCATCTTTTATTAGGAGGAAAATATGTTATGGAGAAGCAGTATATGAAGGGGAAATGTTCTTAGAGGGAAGCAGGGCTATTTTAGCTCAAAATATATTTGAAGCTGAGGAAATAATAAAAAATAATCATATCGCTATACTGATAGATCAAACAGGGAATAAAATAAAAAAGTTAAAGCCACTAGCTGTAGTCGATGCTACTTTAGCGAAAAAGAATTTAGGAACTAACATAAAGATGGCTCCCATAACAATAGGGCTGGGACCAGGATTTGAAGCTGGAAAAGATGTAAACATTGCAATAGAAACAATGCGTGGTCACGATCTTGGGAGATTAATTTTTAAAGGAAAGACACTGGATAATACAGGAGTTCCAGGGGTAATCGACGGTTACGGAAAAAAAAGGGTTGTCTATAGTGAAACTTCAGGAGTAATTAGAAATATAAAAAATATAGGGGACATGGTAAAGAAAGACCAGGTATTGGGCTACATAGGTGAAACTGAAATAAAATCTCCTCTAACGGGTATTATAAGAGGACTTCTAAGGAATGGCTATACGGTACCAAAGGGGTTTAAAATAGGAGATATTGATCCAAGATTAGAAGAAAGAAAAAATTGTTTCACTATATCTGATAAAGCAAGAAACATAGGTGGATCAGCTTTAGAAGCCTTTTTTTATTTGAGGAGGAGACTGGATGAGAAAACTAATAATATTAATAATAACACTAGCAATAATAGGGTGTAGTAAACCTGAAGAGCATCAAGAAGTTATAATTAATGCAGCAGCAAGCCTTACAGAAGGGATAGAAGAGGTCGCCAAATCTTATGAAAAAGAAACAGGAATTAAAGTGATAATAAATTTAGGTGGTTCTGGTTCTTTAAGAAAACAGGTAGAAGAAGGAGCTCCTGTTGATTTTATCTTTTTAGCTTCTGAAAAAGATTTAAGAAAATTACAGCAGGAAGATCTTGTGGAAAAAAAAGAAGATTTGCTTGAAAATAATTTAGTAGTTATAGGAAAAAATAAATTAGACGAATTAAAGGATATAACTGGATTAATAGCGATAGGAGATCCTGGTTTTGTTCCAGCGGGGAGATATGCTAAAGAAGCTTTAATAACAGAAGGTATATGGGACAGCGTAAAAAAAAATATTTTATTAACAAAGGATGTAAGATCAGCATTATCATATACTGAAAGAGAAGAAGTTGATTATTCATTTGTTTATAAAACAGATGCAAATCCCAAAAAAGGGTATCAAATCTATCAGGTGGACAAAAGAAAACATTCTCCTATTATATATTCTGCAGGAGTTAGAAAAGGGAGTGTTGAAGGAAGTAAATTTAACGAATATCTGCTGAAAAGAATATCAATTTTTAAAAAATATGGATTTGTGGTGAGATAGAACTCAATTAGTGTTTACTCAAAAAGCGGGATTAATAGCTTGTATAACTGTATGTATTAACTTTATTGCAATGTGGAATTATAACTATTGTTGGATAAATAAAAAATAAAAAAAGGGATGAGTCTATGAAAGATAAGTTTGGCAGAGAAATAGATTATATGAGAATATCTGTAACAGAGCAGTGTAACTATAGGTGCTTTTATTGTATGCCTCAAGAAGAAAATATTAAACTGGCAAAAAAAAATGTTATAAGTAAAAATGAAATACTAGATATTGTGAAGGTAGGGGTAAAATTAGGGATAAAGAAAATCAGAATAACAGGCGGTGAGCCTTTAATCCGAAGAGATATAGATAAAATATTATATGAAATATCTAAAATAAAGGAAATAAAAGAATTATGCCTTACTACAAATGGGAGTACTTTAAATGAAAAAATAGAATTTCTCAAGATTTGCGGAGTAACAAGAATAAATGTAAGTTTAGATTCTTTAAAAGAAAAAAAATTTAAAGAAATAACTAAGACAGGAGATTTTAATAAAGTTTGGAAAGGAATAAAAAGAGCTATAGAAAATGGGATAGAAGTGAGGATTAATAGTGTAATAATAGATGGAGTAAATGAAGATGAAATAATAAATTTAGCTAATTTAACAGAAACATATCCTATAGATGTAAGATTTATAGAATTAATGCCAATAGGAGAAGGGAAGAGGTATCAAGGATTTACAGGAAATGATATACGAAAGATCATATGTAGGAGTAAAAAGCTAAAGAATTTAAAAAGAAAAGAGGGGGCTTCAGAATATTATAGATTAGAAGGGGGAAAAGGGAAAATAGGGTTTATTAATCCAATAAGTAATTGTTTTTGCCGGGAATGTAATAGGATAAGAGTCACATCAAAAGGAATAATGAAACAGTGTCTTAATAAAAAATCAACCTTTAAATTAAGTAATGTTATGAAAAATAGTATAAATGAAAAAGAAAAAATAGAAATTATTGCTAAAGAAATATATAATAAACCTGAAAAGCATTTATTTAATAACATAAATAAATTCGAAGATGAATATAATATGAATCAAATAGGCGGGTAATTTATAATGATAAAAGATGGAATAGGGTTAGTACAGATAAAAAGTCATGTAAAAAAATATGCTGCTATAATTTCTTCAACAATTAAGGTTGACGTAGAGATAATTGATAAAGATATGATAAGAATAGCAGGAACAGGAATCTTTAAAAAAAGTGTTGGAGTGACAGCCAAAGGATCAGTTTATAAAGATGTATTAAAAACAGGAGAACCTCATGTAATAAAGGAGCCGGGAAAAGATAAATTATGTATGACGTGCTTAGAAAAAGATAGGTGCCCAGAAACGCTGGAAATATCAACTCCAATATTTTATAATAGCAAGATAATAGGAGTAATAGGCTTAGTGTGTTCTACAAATTATCAAAAGGAAAGAGTTCTAGAAAATTTAAACTCACACCTTAAGTTTATAAAACAAATAAGTGAATTTATTTCTATAAAAATAAATGAACAAAATGATAATTTATTTAGAAAAGAAAGGGAAGAACTCTTCTATGAAATACTGAATGTTATAGATAAAGGTGTAATAGTATTAGACCAAGAGAATAAGTTGATTCATTTAAATAATTCTGCCATGAAAGAGTTAGAATTATCTCCTAATTCATTGAATAAAAAGATAAATATAGAAAATAAGAATGAATTCTTATTTGGAAAAGAAACCTATGAAGTAACTACCTGTGAAAGAAGTTATACTATAGTAGGAAAAATGTTTGAAACTGAAAATCTAAAAGAAGAAACAAATAATGTCTTTATATTTGATAGTATTAAAAAATTAAATGATGAATTTCAACAATTATCAGCAGAGAGGGCTTTAGGGATAGAAGCTATAATAGGGGAGTCTTATCCAATGCTCAGGCTGAAAGGAAAAATAAAAAAAATAGCTCCAACTAAATCTACTGTATTAATAACCGGAGAAAGTGGAACCGGTAAAGAATTAGTAGCCAGAGCTATCCATGCTCACTCAGATAGAAAGGATAAACCTTTTATAGCAATAAATTGTGCAGCGATACCAGATTCTCTACTTGAAAGTGAATTATTCGGTTACATAAAAGGAGCTTTTTCAGGGGCTAGTTCTAATGGGAGAATGGGAAAATTTGAATTAGCTAATAAAGGGGTAATATTTTTAGATGAAATAGGAGATATGCCTCTTTATTTACAGGCAAAACTTCTAAGAGTACTGCAAGAAAGAAAATTAGTAAGAATAGGATCTAATAAATTAATGGATTTAGATATAAGGGTTTTGGCAGCTACAAATATAGATCTTAAAGAGAGGATTGAAAAGAAAAAATTTAGAGAAGATCTTTATTATCGATTAAATGTAATTCCTATTGAAATTCCAAATCTAAAGAGCAGAGGAAAAGACATACTGTTAATAATAGAACAGTTGATGAAAAAATATAATAAAGTTTTAAATAAGTATGTTCATACCATAGATATTGAAACTAAAAAAATATTAATGTCTTATGAGTGGCCTGGAAATGTCAGGGAATTAGAAAATGTAGTAGAATTTATGATAAATTTATCTGATGAAAGTGGTATTATAACGAAAGACTTACTTCCTGACAATTTAATTTCAGAAGAAAAATCTGCTGTAAATATTTTAGAAAGTGTTTTAACTATAGCTGATGCAGAAAAGATTTTAATAGAAAATGCAATAAAGAAATATGGCAATAATACAAGTGGGAAAAAAGAAGCTGCAAAAGAATTAGGGATAGGAATAGCAACATTATATAGGAAAGTTGAAAAATATAATATTTAAAAAGGTTAGTACAGTTAAATCTGTACTAACCTTTTTTTTATTGTTAATAAAGATCCCCCTCTAATTATCAAAATGATAACTTTGAGATAAAAATCACTATATATATATTTAAAAGCCAGTAAAGGTTAAATTAAATCTATTCTCATTTTGATAACAATTAATTCTCATTTTGATAATTACGTTTTTTATATCATTTTTAAATAGTGTTTCAACAACAAAATAAGAGCAAATAGAGTTAGTAGAAAAGGTGATGGCTGAAAAACTTAGGTTTTAACTTTTTAAAATATGCTTTTAATTTTATCAAAAGAGAAACATTTGGCATAAAACTTGCTTATACTATTTTATAGATGGCAATAGGATAATTAAGTGAAACTTTTAATTTATTTAAAGTAGATGAAAAAAGAATAACTTATCTGTAACTTTAACTATTCTAAGAACATCTATAAAATTAAAATATAGGAGAGTGACATGGAAAAAAATATAAAATGGACTAAAAATAATATCAAGAAAACCAACTATAAAGAGTGTATTGAATTTTTAAGTGAAAAAGAAGTAGGAAAAGCAAAAAGTTTTCATGAAAGTTTTGATCAATATACAGTAACTCCATTAGCTGACTTAGGTAATCTGGCTAACCATATTGGATTGAATGGAGTTTATCTAAAAGATGAATCATATAGATTTGGGCTAAATGCATTTAAAGTATTAGGCGGGTCATTTGCAATGGGAAGATACCTTGCTTCTAAATTAGGTCGTGATATTTCTGAATTAGGATATAAAGAACTAATTTCAGAAGATGTAAAAAAAGAATTAGGAGATATTACATTTGCTACAGCAACTGATGGAAATCACGGTAGAGGAGTAGCCTGGACTGCTAATAAATTAAATCAAAAATCAGTAGTTTACATGCCAAAAGGATCTTCTATAACAAGACTTGAAAATATAAGAGCAGAAGGTGCTGAGGCAAGCATCACAGAAGTGAACTATGACGATGCAGTAAGAATTGCAACAGATTACGCAAATAAAAATAATGGAGTAGTTATTCAGGATACTGCGTGGGAAGGATATGAAGAGATCCCGGCATGGATTATGCAGGGATACGGAACAATGGCCTTAGAATCAATAGAGCAGTTAAAAGAAAAGAAAATCGAAAAACCAACTCATATTTTTTTACAGGCAGGAGTAGGCTCATTAGCCGGTGCAGTACAGGGAGTTTTCGCTTCAATATATGGAGATGACTGTCCGACAACTGTAATAGTGGAATCAAACTTAGCAGATTGCTTATATAAATCAGCAAAGGCAGGAGAAATGAAATATGTTGGTGGAGATATGCAGACAATTATGGCTGGTCTTGCTTGTGGTGAGCCAAACACAATAGGTTGGGAAGTATTAAAGAATCATTCGGCAGCATTTGTATCTTGTCCAGACTGGGTAGCTGCAAATGGGATGAGAATATTAGGGTGCCCTATTAAGGGAGATGACCAAGTAGTCTCAGGAGAATCAGGAGCAGTTACAGCGGGATTATTATTTGAAGTAATGACTAACCCTGAATATGCTCAAATGAAAGAAGATTTAAAGTTAGATGAGAATTCAAAAGTATTACTATTTTCCACTGAGGGAGATACAGATCCTGAAGTATACAAAAAAATAGTATGGCAGGGAGCTCATACAAAATAACTCAAATATTTACGGTGTTTTGAGTTTCTGGAAATACAATAAAAAAATAATATAAATTCAGGAGGAATAAAATGTTAAATCAAACTAGAGAAGAAAGGTTAATTGCATTATGCCAGGAATTAATTAGAAATCCATCTGTTTCTGGAGAAGAGGAGAAGGTAGTAGAAGCAATAAAAAAGGCAATGTTAGATGAATTTGGATTTGATGATGTTCAGATAGATAGATATGGAAATATCATAGGAAGAATTAAGGGAAATAAACCAGGAAAAGCAATATTATTCGATGGTCATATTGATACTGTCCCGGTAACAGATGATTCAGTGTGGAAATATGCTCCATTTGGAGGAGAAATTGTTGACGGTAAGATTTATGGGAGAGGAACTTCAGATATGAAAGGACAGGTGTCTGCAATGATTGCTGCTGCATCTTATTTTGCTGAAGATATAAAAAAAGATTTTGCTGGAGAAATTTATGTAGCAGGTGTAGTACATGAAGAAATATTTGAAGGGATTGCAGCTAGAGAAATTTCTAAAAATATCAAACCAGATTATGTAGTAATTGGAGAATCTTCAGAGCTTAACCTTAAAATTGGTCAAAGAGGTAGAGGAGAAATTGTAGTAGAAGTATTTGGAAAACCTGCACATTCAGCTAACCCGCATAAAGGAATTAACTCTGTAGTTAAAATGGCCGGAATAATAGAAAGAATAGAAAAACTTGTGCCCACTGAGCATCCAGAGTTGGGAAAAGGAATTCTTTGTTTAACTGATATTAAATCGTCACCATATCCAGGAGCATCTGTAGTCCCTGAACACTGTAGAGCAACTTTTGATAGAAGGCTTCTTGTTGGTGAAACAAAAGAATCAGTTCTTGCTCCAATAGAAAAATTATTAGAAGAAATGATGGCAGCAGATCCCCAGTTGAAAGCAAAAGTATCCTATGCAATAGGTAAAGAAATGTGTTATACAGGAAACCATATCGAAGGAGAAAGGTTCTTCCCAGGTTGGCTTTATTCGGAAGAAGATGAGTTTGTACAGGCAGCACATAAAGGATTAAAAGAAGCAGGAATTAATTCTGAGATTACTCAATATTCATTCTGTACTAATGGTTCTCATTATGCAGGTGAAGCAGGAATCAAAACTATAGGATTTGGACCGTCAAAAGAAAATTTAGCTCATACAATTGACGAACATATTGAAATAGAACAACTTTGCTTGGGAGCAAAAGGATATTATGGGATTTTAAAATCAGTTTA includes these proteins:
- the yqeB gene encoding selenium-dependent molybdenum cofactor biosynthesis protein YqeB, with amino-acid sequence MKDVIVIRGGGDIASGVIQKFHRSGFKVIVLEIEKPSFIRRKICYGEAVYEGEMFLEGSRAILAQNIFEAEEIIKNNHIAILIDQTGNKIKKLKPLAVVDATLAKKNLGTNIKMAPITIGLGPGFEAGKDVNIAIETMRGHDLGRLIFKGKTLDNTGVPGVIDGYGKKRVVYSETSGVIRNIKNIGDMVKKDQVLGYIGETEIKSPLTGIIRGLLRNGYTVPKGFKIGDIDPRLEERKNCFTISDKARNIGGSALEAFFYLRRRLDEKTNNINNNTSNNRV
- the moaA gene encoding GTP 3',8-cyclase MoaA translates to MKDKFGREIDYMRISVTEQCNYRCFYCMPQEENIKLAKKNVISKNEILDIVKVGVKLGIKKIRITGGEPLIRRDIDKILYEISKIKEIKELCLTTNGSTLNEKIEFLKICGVTRINVSLDSLKEKKFKEITKTGDFNKVWKGIKRAIENGIEVRINSVIIDGVNEDEIINLANLTETYPIDVRFIELMPIGEGKRYQGFTGNDIRKIICRSKKLKNLKRKEGASEYYRLEGGKGKIGFINPISNCFCRECNRIRVTSKGIMKQCLNKKSTFKLSNVMKNSINEKEKIEIIAKEIYNKPEKHLFNNINKFEDEYNMNQIGG
- a CDS encoding sigma 54-interacting transcriptional regulator, producing the protein MIKDGIGLVQIKSHVKKYAAIISSTIKVDVEIIDKDMIRIAGTGIFKKSVGVTAKGSVYKDVLKTGEPHVIKEPGKDKLCMTCLEKDRCPETLEISTPIFYNSKIIGVIGLVCSTNYQKERVLENLNSHLKFIKQISEFISIKINEQNDNLFRKEREELFYEILNVIDKGVIVLDQENKLIHLNNSAMKELELSPNSLNKKINIENKNEFLFGKETYEVTTCERSYTIVGKMFETENLKEETNNVFIFDSIKKLNDEFQQLSAERALGIEAIIGESYPMLRLKGKIKKIAPTKSTVLITGESGTGKELVARAIHAHSDRKDKPFIAINCAAIPDSLLESELFGYIKGAFSGASSNGRMGKFELANKGVIFLDEIGDMPLYLQAKLLRVLQERKLVRIGSNKLMDLDIRVLAATNIDLKERIEKKKFREDLYYRLNVIPIEIPNLKSRGKDILLIIEQLMKKYNKVLNKYVHTIDIETKKILMSYEWPGNVRELENVVEFMINLSDESGIITKDLLPDNLISEEKSAVNILESVLTIADAEKILIENAIKKYGNNTSGKKEAAKELGIGIATLYRKVEKYNI
- a CDS encoding AEC family transporter, with product MILLIINILFPLFFTILIGWYAGKKGIFKEEHSKSLVDFIILLATPALLFNMTVTKPIETFLNINIIVVISIGLLLTYIKTYTIYHYKLKKHPKETSQASLMSAFPNAAFMGIPIISHLYGSEGIAVVVIGSLLVFLLITPITMFLVEYHDDPGNVSFKSIFLQLFNLAKTPIVFAPILGLMFSFFHISIPEYIISGFKFLGDTAPAISLFTTGLFMAYTRIAITREVALLIFIRNITSPIIFYGVMVGIGVTGNIFNEILIVSAMPTASTAPIFSSKFKIYEKETAAVTVLGTIVSIFTIGGLIFLIN
- a CDS encoding YgeY family selenium metabolism-linked hydrolase: MLNQTREERLIALCQELIRNPSVSGEEEKVVEAIKKAMLDEFGFDDVQIDRYGNIIGRIKGNKPGKAILFDGHIDTVPVTDDSVWKYAPFGGEIVDGKIYGRGTSDMKGQVSAMIAAASYFAEDIKKDFAGEIYVAGVVHEEIFEGIAAREISKNIKPDYVVIGESSELNLKIGQRGRGEIVVEVFGKPAHSANPHKGINSVVKMAGIIERIEKLVPTEHPELGKGILCLTDIKSSPYPGASVVPEHCRATFDRRLLVGETKESVLAPIEKLLEEMMAADPQLKAKVSYAIGKEMCYTGNHIEGERFFPGWLYSEEDEFVQAAHKGLKEAGINSEITQYSFCTNGSHYAGEAGIKTIGFGPSKENLAHTIDEHIEIEQLCLGAKGYYGILKSVYNK
- the dpaL gene encoding diaminopropionate ammonia-lyase, with product MEKNIKWTKNNIKKTNYKECIEFLSEKEVGKAKSFHESFDQYTVTPLADLGNLANHIGLNGVYLKDESYRFGLNAFKVLGGSFAMGRYLASKLGRDISELGYKELISEDVKKELGDITFATATDGNHGRGVAWTANKLNQKSVVYMPKGSSITRLENIRAEGAEASITEVNYDDAVRIATDYANKNNGVVIQDTAWEGYEEIPAWIMQGYGTMALESIEQLKEKKIEKPTHIFLQAGVGSLAGAVQGVFASIYGDDCPTTVIVESNLADCLYKSAKAGEMKYVGGDMQTIMAGLACGEPNTIGWEVLKNHSAAFVSCPDWVAANGMRILGCPIKGDDQVVSGESGAVTAGLLFEVMTNPEYAQMKEDLKLDENSKVLLFSTEGDTDPEVYKKIVWQGAHTK
- the modA gene encoding molybdate ABC transporter substrate-binding protein yields the protein MRKLIILIITLAIIGCSKPEEHQEVIINAAASLTEGIEEVAKSYEKETGIKVIINLGGSGSLRKQVEEGAPVDFIFLASEKDLRKLQQEDLVEKKEDLLENNLVVIGKNKLDELKDITGLIAIGDPGFVPAGRYAKEALITEGIWDSVKKNILLTKDVRSALSYTEREEVDYSFVYKTDANPKKGYQIYQVDKRKHSPIIYSAGVRKGSVEGSKFNEYLLKRISIFKKYGFVVR